The following coding sequences lie in one Myxococcus xanthus genomic window:
- a CDS encoding carboxypeptidase regulatory-like domain-containing protein, whose amino-acid sequence MRRQRRVRRLAWTVLLSGLPSAGCVLLEEAPDPSQLVCRADSDCAVNEVCFPDGCGDPGRDIVVEVTPNPHDGLHAQDFQVAAIRPELNLALFGPATVQGSTVRATTPVGSAPRPYNEPLHLTARGESALLPGVARLFTADLVPLNGAWVLPVGTGTYTVTLEPEDLGLPPVRGEATVSPGGAVPLQLVLPSPTQVARLEGRVVRQGAQPVDAALQVQALDADLTPLSQRVPVVRGSGAFSLALPLEASQRTSLLVRVTATGDVWVPQKTFTVDPREPLTAPLELGDYGEPVQVSGRILGRDGRPVVQASVSLRGPVGGGGTYQGPLGATDAEGRFTVETLPSGPGGNLSLVVVPPSGSTAGLTVQSVEVPRTGAVLPDVVCPDRRIIRGTILQTDNTSPALGVRVLADPVGQVPGWPRPPAGSESLGTTDDTGAFRLGLDPGIYRVDFIPTENLPRVSRVITVLPGDDASDQVLATFPLQRGRTVRGMVTEAGAPSPYASVRFYRVADLGGRPSPVLLSQTVSDHLGRYTALLPVR is encoded by the coding sequence GTGAGGCGCCAGCGGCGGGTGCGGCGACTTGCGTGGACGGTCCTGCTGTCAGGCCTGCCCAGCGCCGGCTGCGTGCTGCTGGAGGAAGCGCCCGACCCCAGCCAGCTGGTGTGCCGCGCGGACAGCGACTGTGCCGTCAACGAGGTGTGCTTCCCGGACGGCTGCGGCGACCCGGGCCGGGACATCGTGGTGGAGGTGACGCCCAACCCCCATGACGGCCTGCACGCGCAGGACTTCCAGGTAGCCGCCATCCGGCCGGAGCTGAACCTGGCGCTGTTCGGGCCCGCCACCGTCCAGGGCAGCACCGTGCGCGCCACGACTCCCGTCGGCAGCGCCCCGCGCCCCTACAACGAGCCGCTCCACCTCACCGCCCGCGGGGAGAGCGCGCTGCTGCCGGGTGTGGCGCGCCTCTTCACGGCCGACCTGGTCCCGCTCAACGGCGCCTGGGTGCTGCCCGTAGGGACCGGGACGTACACGGTGACGTTGGAGCCGGAGGACCTGGGGCTGCCACCGGTGCGAGGCGAAGCCACCGTGTCGCCCGGCGGCGCCGTGCCCCTGCAACTGGTGCTGCCCTCCCCCACCCAGGTGGCCCGGCTGGAAGGCCGGGTGGTGCGCCAGGGCGCGCAGCCCGTGGACGCCGCGCTGCAGGTCCAGGCGCTGGACGCGGACCTGACGCCCCTGTCCCAGCGCGTGCCGGTGGTGCGCGGCTCGGGCGCCTTCTCCCTGGCCCTGCCGCTGGAGGCCTCGCAGCGCACCAGCCTCCTGGTGCGCGTGACGGCGACAGGCGACGTGTGGGTGCCGCAGAAGACGTTCACCGTGGATCCCCGCGAGCCGCTCACCGCGCCGTTGGAGCTGGGTGACTATGGCGAGCCGGTCCAGGTGTCCGGCCGCATCCTGGGACGGGACGGCCGGCCCGTGGTCCAGGCCTCCGTGTCCCTGCGCGGACCCGTGGGAGGCGGCGGCACGTACCAGGGGCCCCTGGGCGCCACCGACGCGGAGGGCCGATTCACGGTGGAGACGCTCCCGTCGGGGCCGGGCGGCAACCTGTCGCTGGTGGTGGTGCCGCCGTCAGGCTCCACCGCGGGCCTGACGGTGCAGTCGGTGGAGGTGCCTCGCACCGGCGCGGTGCTACCGGACGTCGTGTGTCCGGACCGGCGCATCATCCGGGGGACGATTCTCCAGACGGACAACACCTCCCCGGCGCTGGGCGTGCGAGTGCTGGCGGATCCGGTGGGACAAGTGCCGGGCTGGCCGCGTCCGCCGGCGGGCAGTGAGTCCCTGGGCACCACGGACGACACGGGCGCCTTCCGTCTGGGGTTGGATCCGGGCATCTACCGCGTGGACTTCATCCCCACGGAGAACCTGCCCCGCGTCAGCCGCGTCATCACCGTGCTCCCCGGCGACGACGCGTCCGATCAGGTGCTGGCCACCTTCCCGCTCCAGCGCGGCCGCACGGTGCGGGGCATGGTGACGGAGGCTGGAGCGCCCTCGCCCTACGCCTCCGTGCGCTTCTACCGGGTGGCGGACCTGGGAGGGCGCCCGTCGCCTGTGCTGCTGTCGCAGACGGTGTCGGACCACCTGGGGCGCTACACCGCCCTGCTGCCGGTGCGCTGA
- a CDS encoding sigma 54-interacting transcriptional regulator, translating into MASLTVRTPDGKVRAVSLHKRLTSIGRGPDNDIPLEDTSVPSSALHVTFDGTRYEVGSLGATFHVNGKKRDAHALSTGDVVRVGHTELLFAREDAPRAPPPPASLPRELVHTSNPDSHTSELPGVPGRELLLLRRLTAFSERLLGLYDLERLLEGLMDEAIEVTRADKGFLILMENGEPRVKVARNVSRENIEDAVEKDKISDSIIAKVVKEQKALIVADALDSPEFNKSESVVNLRVHSVMCVPLMQKGDLFGVLYVGNDRLVNRFEPKSADMLTIFAAQASLILQNAMLVSDLKLDNTELRRKLEDQRYGDIVGACQGMRDVYKRIDKIAPTDISVLITGETGTGKELIAREIHRRSPRAKGPFITINCGAIPENLLESELFGHVKGAFTGAVATKAGKFQAAIGGTLFLDEIGEMPLQLQVKLLRALQEKVVYKVGDNRGEAVDIRVVAATNKVLEDEVKKNTFREDLYYRLNVVTLKLPPLRERGEDVVVLGRFFLQKYAREFSSKARGFTPSATVSMRKYGWPGNIRELENRLKKAVVLADKPLLGPDDLDLKPENLEPIMPLLQAKEEFQKRYINEVLARNNGNRTKTAKDLGVDPRTIFRHLEKLEAEKSGRPLPPEEGDELL; encoded by the coding sequence ATGGCCAGCCTCACCGTCCGCACCCCCGATGGCAAGGTCCGCGCGGTCTCCCTGCACAAGCGCCTCACCAGCATTGGCCGGGGCCCGGACAACGACATCCCGCTGGAGGACACCTCCGTGCCCTCCAGCGCCCTGCACGTCACCTTCGACGGCACGCGCTACGAGGTGGGCAGCCTGGGCGCCACCTTCCACGTCAACGGAAAGAAGCGCGACGCCCATGCGCTCTCCACCGGCGACGTGGTCCGCGTGGGCCACACCGAGCTGCTCTTCGCCCGGGAGGACGCTCCCCGTGCCCCGCCTCCACCCGCGTCCCTTCCGCGCGAGCTGGTGCACACGTCCAATCCCGACTCGCACACCTCGGAGCTGCCCGGCGTCCCCGGCCGCGAGCTGCTGCTGCTGCGCCGGCTCACCGCGTTCAGCGAGCGGCTGCTGGGGCTCTACGACCTGGAGCGCCTCCTGGAGGGCCTGATGGACGAGGCCATCGAGGTGACGCGCGCCGACAAGGGCTTCCTCATCCTGATGGAGAACGGGGAGCCGCGCGTGAAGGTGGCGCGCAACGTGTCCCGGGAGAACATCGAGGACGCGGTAGAGAAGGACAAGATCTCCGACTCCATCATCGCCAAGGTGGTGAAGGAGCAGAAGGCGCTCATCGTCGCGGACGCGCTGGACTCGCCGGAGTTCAACAAGAGCGAGTCGGTGGTGAACCTGCGCGTCCACTCCGTCATGTGCGTGCCGCTGATGCAGAAGGGCGACCTCTTCGGTGTCCTCTACGTGGGCAATGACCGGCTGGTGAACCGGTTCGAGCCCAAGAGCGCGGACATGCTCACCATCTTCGCGGCACAGGCGTCGCTCATCCTCCAGAACGCGATGCTGGTGAGCGACCTCAAGCTCGACAACACCGAGCTGCGCCGCAAGCTGGAGGACCAGCGCTATGGCGACATCGTCGGCGCGTGCCAGGGCATGCGGGACGTGTACAAGCGCATCGACAAGATCGCGCCCACGGACATCTCCGTGCTCATCACCGGCGAGACGGGCACCGGCAAGGAGCTCATCGCGCGGGAAATCCACCGCCGCTCGCCGCGCGCGAAGGGCCCCTTCATCACCATCAACTGCGGCGCGATTCCGGAGAACCTGCTGGAGAGCGAGCTGTTCGGCCACGTGAAGGGCGCCTTCACCGGCGCGGTGGCCACCAAGGCCGGCAAGTTCCAGGCGGCCATTGGCGGCACGCTCTTCCTGGACGAAATCGGGGAGATGCCGCTGCAGCTCCAGGTGAAGCTGTTGCGCGCGCTCCAGGAGAAGGTCGTCTACAAGGTCGGCGACAACCGCGGCGAGGCGGTGGACATCCGCGTGGTGGCGGCCACCAACAAGGTGCTCGAGGACGAGGTGAAGAAGAACACCTTCCGCGAGGACCTCTACTACCGCCTCAACGTCGTCACGCTGAAGCTGCCGCCCCTGCGCGAGCGCGGCGAGGACGTGGTGGTGCTGGGCCGCTTCTTCCTCCAGAAGTACGCCCGCGAGTTCAGCTCCAAGGCCCGCGGCTTCACGCCCTCCGCCACCGTGTCCATGCGCAAGTACGGCTGGCCGGGCAACATCCGCGAGTTGGAGAACCGGCTCAAGAAGGCGGTGGTGCTCGCGGACAAGCCGCTCCTGGGGCCAGATGACCTGGACCTGAAGCCGGAGAACCTGGAGCCCATCATGCCGCTGCTCCAGGCCAAGGAAGAGTTCCAGAAGCGTTACATCAACGAGGTGCTCGCCCGGAACAACGGCAACCGCACCAAGACGGCCAAGGACCTGGGAGTGGACCCGCGCACCATCTTCCGGCATCTGGAGAAGCTGGAAGCGGAGAAGTCAGGGCGGCCCCTGCCGCCCGAGGAGGGAGACGAGCTGCTCTAG
- a CDS encoding serine/threonine-protein kinase: protein MTTLVGRHIGRYRILEQLGSGGMSVVYKGLDTALDREVAVKVLHPHLAGKDESRRRLAREARAVAKLHHPNILEVFDFSAADAQDAFIVTEYIRGQTLKAFMDEGPMDPPELAAMVIHELAAALAHAHEAGVIHRDLKPENVMVREDGVLKLMDFGIARLMDIEERMTVTGTLVGSPAHMAPEIIEGLEAGPTADVFSVGIMFYAAMTGRLPFSAPNTTATLKRILDGDYEDARRRVPALSDELADICAICLQRDPERRYPDAARLRDALADYLAGLGFARVGEELVSYFADPPSYRKLARQRIVATLLERSERQLAEKRTPRALSSLNQVLALDATNARALALLKGIQRAQRIKTWRRRGLRLGVGVAAAAVLGLGGWQARHANDAEATTPPDATTPGQVAATLPLAPPSEPLATVAPPDTTPAPKENAGRPGPGTSQPPRPAGPAPRVVKGTTTPGGLAPRTDGTPAVGGTVRGMSTRPSGEDEEAPRKPLVRKLPVSILVRPYGSIRVDDGAASAQPLQKHDVEVTPGRHTVTISCDYCEDVVDTIDVQPEGDNVFHLRAQPKASRLSVDFEPAGALVRVGDELRSAEDSVKTPFEVRSPRGPAGFQHTVVVEVSHPGYVSERRVVHLRPGEPTTLRGSLRPE, encoded by the coding sequence ATGACGACGCTCGTCGGCCGCCATATCGGTCGCTACCGCATCCTCGAGCAACTGGGCTCGGGGGGCATGAGCGTCGTGTACAAGGGGCTCGACACCGCCCTGGACCGTGAAGTCGCGGTGAAGGTGCTGCACCCGCACCTGGCCGGCAAGGACGAGTCCCGCCGGCGGCTGGCCCGCGAGGCCCGCGCGGTGGCCAAGCTGCACCACCCCAACATCCTGGAGGTCTTCGACTTCTCCGCCGCGGACGCCCAGGACGCGTTCATCGTCACCGAGTACATCCGCGGCCAGACGCTGAAGGCGTTCATGGACGAGGGACCCATGGACCCGCCGGAGCTGGCGGCCATGGTCATCCACGAGCTGGCCGCGGCGCTGGCGCACGCGCACGAGGCCGGCGTCATCCACCGCGACCTCAAGCCCGAGAACGTCATGGTGCGCGAGGACGGCGTCCTCAAGCTCATGGACTTCGGCATCGCGCGGCTGATGGACATCGAGGAGCGGATGACCGTCACCGGCACGCTGGTGGGCTCGCCGGCCCACATGGCCCCGGAGATCATCGAAGGCCTGGAGGCGGGCCCCACGGCGGACGTCTTCAGCGTGGGCATCATGTTCTACGCGGCGATGACGGGACGGCTGCCCTTCAGCGCGCCCAACACCACCGCCACGCTCAAGCGCATCCTGGACGGGGACTACGAGGACGCGCGCCGGCGCGTGCCCGCACTGTCGGACGAGCTGGCGGACATCTGCGCCATCTGCCTCCAGCGCGACCCGGAGCGGCGCTACCCCGACGCGGCCCGGCTGCGGGACGCCCTGGCGGACTACCTGGCCGGCCTGGGCTTCGCCCGCGTGGGCGAGGAGCTGGTGTCGTACTTCGCGGACCCGCCATCGTACCGAAAGCTGGCCCGTCAGCGCATCGTCGCCACCCTGCTGGAGCGCAGCGAGCGGCAGCTCGCGGAGAAGCGCACCCCGCGCGCCCTGTCCAGTCTCAACCAGGTGCTGGCGCTGGACGCCACCAACGCGCGGGCGCTGGCGCTCCTCAAGGGCATCCAGCGCGCCCAGCGCATCAAGACGTGGCGCCGCCGGGGGCTGCGTCTGGGCGTGGGCGTGGCCGCCGCCGCGGTGCTGGGCCTGGGCGGCTGGCAGGCGCGCCACGCGAACGACGCCGAAGCCACCACCCCGCCCGACGCCACCACGCCCGGACAGGTCGCGGCCACGCTGCCTCTGGCCCCGCCTTCCGAGCCGCTCGCCACCGTCGCGCCTCCCGACACCACCCCGGCCCCGAAGGAGAACGCCGGGCGTCCCGGCCCTGGCACGTCGCAGCCGCCCCGCCCGGCGGGACCGGCTCCGCGCGTGGTCAAGGGCACGACGACACCGGGAGGCCTGGCACCGCGGACGGACGGCACGCCGGCCGTGGGCGGCACCGTGCGCGGAATGAGCACGCGCCCCTCGGGTGAGGACGAGGAGGCACCGCGCAAGCCGCTGGTGCGCAAGCTGCCGGTGTCCATCCTGGTGCGCCCCTATGGCAGCATCCGCGTGGATGACGGAGCGGCCAGCGCACAGCCGCTCCAGAAGCATGACGTGGAGGTGACGCCGGGCCGGCACACCGTCACCATCTCGTGCGACTACTGCGAGGACGTGGTGGACACCATCGACGTGCAGCCGGAAGGCGACAACGTCTTCCACCTGCGCGCCCAGCCCAAGGCATCCCGCCTGTCGGTCGACTTCGAGCCCGCGGGCGCGCTGGTCCGCGTGGGCGACGAGCTCCGCTCCGCGGAGGACAGCGTGAAGACGCCCTTCGAGGTCCGCTCCCCGCGAGGCCCCGCGGGCTTCCAGCACACCGTGGTGGTGGAGGTCTCCCACCCGGGTTACGTGTCGGAGCGCCGGGTGGTGCATCTGCGGCCGGGCGAACCCACCACCCTGCGCGGGAGCCTCCGCCCAGAATGA
- a CDS encoding tetratricopeptide repeat protein: MRESAEMISGPRKMSMPDQPKTDVEKELTDLRREIVEARNLVIKSDNLLKNLHAEVKAVGKRHEDFQKRQWLSSAVAYVLFAVISVGAALMITSARSSSATNEKERLEKTVADLTGQLEKQRADTAAHQSVQQEANKVYKMMTSLPGDERLKGIDALVKLDTSRLSNLERQALNDRAAVLRRETGDAAFEQGKIAFRKNEMDSVISNMERFLAMNPPQDQALDASFFLGTAYNNTRNHEKAVPLLARFVDGDRKSKTRDYAMLLLAHSYQEVGQYDKALEIARDAAGAYLNSPYQSQFRGRIATVKRLMNPESAAPAAPAQATSQPGQ; this comes from the coding sequence ATGCGTGAATCGGCCGAGATGATTTCCGGGCCTAGGAAGATGTCCATGCCAGACCAGCCGAAAACGGATGTGGAAAAGGAGCTCACGGATCTGCGCCGTGAGATCGTCGAGGCACGCAACCTCGTCATCAAGAGCGACAACCTGCTCAAGAACCTCCATGCGGAGGTGAAGGCGGTTGGCAAACGCCACGAAGATTTCCAGAAGCGCCAGTGGCTGTCGTCCGCGGTGGCCTACGTGCTTTTCGCGGTCATCTCCGTGGGCGCCGCGCTGATGATCACCAGCGCGCGCAGCTCCAGCGCCACCAACGAAAAGGAGCGCCTGGAGAAGACGGTCGCCGACCTCACCGGCCAACTGGAGAAGCAGCGCGCGGACACCGCGGCGCACCAGTCGGTCCAGCAGGAGGCGAACAAGGTCTACAAGATGATGACCAGCCTGCCCGGTGACGAGCGCCTCAAGGGCATCGACGCGCTGGTGAAGCTGGACACGTCGCGGCTGAGCAACCTGGAGCGCCAGGCCCTCAATGACCGCGCCGCCGTGCTGCGCCGGGAGACGGGCGACGCCGCGTTCGAGCAGGGCAAGATCGCCTTCCGCAAGAACGAGATGGACAGCGTCATCTCCAACATGGAGCGGTTCCTGGCCATGAACCCGCCGCAGGACCAGGCGCTGGACGCGTCCTTCTTCCTGGGCACGGCCTACAACAACACCCGCAACCACGAGAAGGCGGTGCCGCTGCTCGCCCGCTTCGTGGACGGCGACCGCAAGTCGAAGACGCGCGACTACGCCATGCTGCTGCTGGCGCACTCCTACCAGGAGGTCGGCCAGTACGATAAGGCGCTGGAAATCGCCCGTGACGCGGCCGGTGCCTACCTCAACAGCCCATACCAGTCGCAGTTCCGGGGCCGCATCGCCACGGTGAAGCGCCTGATGAACCCGGAGAGCGCGGCGCCCGCGGCTCCGGCCCAGGCGACGAGCCAGCCCGGCCAGTAG